One window of the Arthrobacter sp. D5-1 genome contains the following:
- a CDS encoding beta-N-acetylglucosaminidase domain-containing protein, whose amino-acid sequence MSEAPVKRRRSVLLLVAAGVLTAALIIAGWAAVSRERPDGTQGNGGNGTGVPSIFPVPQHARTATGDPVPLTGHVYVVAPAGTDQASTAAVQDLVTGAGGTAEVVTQLSNPRDGSSAIHLGTGSAMGPALKALSVDGDSSLRDALGRAEGYAIATGQPDGVPTAVLAGRDNDGVFHAVQTLRQLLKAGSVAPVLVSDWPLMQTRGVIEGFYGTPWSHQARLDVIEFAGSQKMNTYIYSPKDDPLLRDKWRELYTDQELEELKELIDAAAANHVRFSYALSPGIDICYSREADLEDAVAKLESLYALGVRSYVIPLDDIATKVQCAEDLREFGAGQANLAKAQASFLNDVNEKFISAKDGVLPLETVPTFYNGSPSTPYKRELGQALNPGIVVQWTGEEVVSHRITRKSAETAGQTYGTPGASRSIVIWDNYPVNDFSQDHLFLAPVIGRDADLHGSIQGIVTNPMIQPYLSLPAIFNYADLSWNGPAYDASHSMNAALALLAGPDPEVQAAVRAFVDLNQDWQDDELTPSAPELRHDIDQFWAEYDAGTQPSGALKDRAGLLQRLPGLLPRMAEPGFAQDGSTWVAAAAEYGRGVEEAITMLEADKRGDTEAATAARLKVQGALKTAGAKTQPTLELGVVTPVLGNSELAAFLERALQQVPAG is encoded by the coding sequence TTGAGCGAAGCACCCGTCAAGCGTCGGCGGTCAGTCCTGCTGCTGGTGGCGGCCGGCGTGCTCACAGCCGCCCTGATTATCGCTGGATGGGCCGCTGTTTCACGTGAACGTCCTGACGGAACCCAGGGAAACGGGGGAAACGGGACAGGTGTTCCGAGCATCTTCCCGGTACCGCAGCATGCCCGGACCGCAACCGGCGACCCTGTTCCGTTGACCGGTCATGTGTACGTGGTGGCACCCGCCGGAACCGATCAGGCCTCCACCGCCGCCGTGCAGGATCTCGTGACCGGTGCTGGAGGCACGGCTGAAGTCGTGACGCAGCTTTCCAACCCCCGCGACGGATCATCTGCCATCCACCTTGGCACCGGGTCCGCCATGGGTCCGGCACTCAAGGCTTTGAGCGTGGACGGCGACTCCTCCCTTCGTGATGCCCTTGGACGCGCTGAAGGCTATGCCATTGCTACCGGACAGCCTGACGGGGTTCCGACGGCGGTCCTCGCCGGACGTGATAACGACGGCGTCTTCCACGCCGTGCAGACCCTCCGGCAGTTGCTCAAGGCCGGCTCTGTGGCCCCGGTCCTGGTCAGTGACTGGCCGCTGATGCAAACCCGCGGCGTTATTGAGGGCTTCTATGGCACGCCGTGGTCCCACCAGGCCCGTCTGGATGTCATTGAATTTGCGGGCAGTCAGAAGATGAACACCTACATCTACTCGCCCAAGGACGATCCTTTGCTGCGCGACAAGTGGCGCGAGCTGTACACCGACCAGGAGCTCGAGGAGCTGAAGGAACTGATCGACGCTGCTGCCGCCAATCACGTCCGCTTCAGCTATGCCCTTTCGCCAGGGATCGACATTTGTTATTCGCGCGAGGCCGATCTTGAGGACGCAGTGGCGAAGCTTGAATCCCTGTATGCGCTGGGAGTGCGTTCGTACGTGATTCCCTTGGACGACATCGCCACAAAAGTGCAATGCGCGGAAGACCTCCGGGAATTCGGCGCGGGGCAAGCAAACCTGGCGAAGGCACAGGCGTCCTTCCTTAACGACGTGAATGAAAAGTTCATCTCAGCCAAGGACGGGGTCCTCCCGTTGGAAACGGTCCCCACCTTCTACAACGGCTCACCGAGCACTCCGTACAAGCGCGAACTCGGTCAGGCGCTAAACCCCGGAATTGTGGTGCAGTGGACGGGTGAAGAAGTCGTCTCCCACCGGATTACCCGGAAGTCAGCTGAGACAGCGGGCCAGACCTACGGGACACCCGGCGCCTCCCGCAGCATAGTCATCTGGGATAACTATCCGGTCAACGACTTCTCCCAGGACCATCTCTTCCTGGCACCCGTCATCGGCAGGGACGCAGATCTGCACGGGTCCATCCAGGGCATCGTCACCAACCCAATGATCCAGCCCTATCTCTCCCTGCCCGCCATCTTCAACTACGCTGACCTCTCCTGGAACGGCCCCGCCTATGACGCCTCCCATTCCATGAATGCCGCGTTGGCCTTGCTCGCCGGGCCCGATCCTGAGGTCCAAGCTGCCGTACGGGCCTTCGTGGACCTGAATCAGGATTGGCAGGACGACGAACTCACCCCTTCCGCTCCAGAATTGCGGCACGATATTGACCAGTTCTGGGCGGAGTACGACGCCGGCACGCAACCCTCGGGGGCGTTGAAGGACCGCGCTGGGTTGCTTCAGCGGCTTCCCGGGCTCCTGCCACGGATGGCGGAGCCCGGTTTCGCACAGGACGGCTCTACGTGGGTTGCAGCGGCTGCTGAGTACGGACGAGGAGTGGAGGAGGCCATCACCATGCTGGAGGCGGACAAGCGAGGCGATACAGAGGCCGCAACCGCAGCACGGCTCAAAGTGCAGGGTGCCCTGAAGACCGCTGGGGCCAAGACACAGCCCACCCTGGAGCTGGGTGTGGTGACTCCCGTCTTGGGGAACAGCGAGCTGGCAGCGTTCCTTGAGCGAGCCTTGCAGCAGGTTCCGGCTGGCTGA
- a CDS encoding DMT family transporter has protein sequence MTFLMAALGVLGVASSGPLIAGTLGATSVTALAIAFWRNAIGAVVMAAPVAVREPRAFGRITRREFGWSTVAAVALAFHFACFITALELTSVAAATALVCLQSAWIAVFQLFRGTRHRWPVLVGLGIAFGGVVAITGFDMGSSPEALLGDLLAIAGGALAGLYTLAGGKARQSMGTGTYTTLCYGMCAAIVAVLALFSAQPLTGFDAGGWLGIIAITVCAQLVGHTAFNHLLATMSPLLVSMIILLEIPGAAILAAVFLSETLPAGTYAGLALILAGLAVVVAGQRRGRPAADRREAELGTD, from the coding sequence GTGACCTTTCTCATGGCCGCCCTGGGTGTTCTGGGTGTTGCCTCCTCCGGACCGCTCATTGCGGGCACCCTCGGAGCCACCTCAGTGACGGCACTGGCTATCGCTTTCTGGCGGAATGCGATCGGTGCGGTGGTGATGGCAGCTCCGGTGGCTGTCCGCGAGCCGAGAGCATTCGGCAGGATCACCCGTCGGGAATTCGGTTGGTCCACTGTTGCCGCCGTTGCACTGGCGTTCCACTTCGCTTGCTTCATCACCGCCCTTGAACTGACCTCGGTGGCGGCCGCCACTGCCTTGGTGTGCTTGCAATCCGCGTGGATCGCGGTCTTCCAGTTGTTCCGGGGCACACGGCATCGCTGGCCGGTGCTGGTGGGCCTGGGGATCGCTTTCGGCGGCGTGGTGGCCATTACCGGGTTCGATATGGGTTCCTCGCCGGAGGCCCTGCTCGGAGACTTGTTGGCGATTGCCGGCGGCGCTCTGGCGGGTCTCTATACACTTGCGGGCGGGAAGGCCCGCCAATCCATGGGAACGGGCACCTACACCACGCTCTGCTACGGCATGTGCGCAGCGATCGTGGCGGTGCTGGCACTGTTCAGCGCCCAGCCACTGACAGGGTTCGACGCCGGCGGCTGGCTTGGCATCATTGCCATCACCGTTTGCGCGCAGCTGGTAGGGCACACGGCGTTCAACCACTTGCTGGCCACGATGAGTCCGTTGCTGGTGTCCATGATCATCCTGCTGGAGATTCCGGGCGCTGCCATCCTGGCTGCCGTCTTCCTGTCTGAGACCTTGCCGGCCGGGACCTATGCGGGCTTGGCACTGATCCTGGCTGGCCTGGCCGTGGTTGTTGCCGGGCAGCGGCGGGGCCGCCCAGCAGCAGATCGACGCGAAGCTGAGTTGGGCACGGACTGA
- a CDS encoding glycosyltransferase family 2 protein, which yields MSADRPSAGALQDGPVPPGVSIVIPAYNEESVIRQCLIAAIYQSVPADEIIVVDNLSTDRTARIVRQMQQEYPESPIILLRQEAFQGLIPTRNHGLNSATGEVVGRIDADSVLEPDWVEQVQKAFTDPSIAAATGPVVYYDMPMRRFGLKADDKMRQLMLRLAKHQYHFLFGSNMALRRTAWETIRDEACLDPKDEMHEDIDLSLHLFEHDLKVQYVPQMVSGMSARRLEDSPRDYRYYVQRFDRTYKAHNVKKMALKAPMVVFFSVYFPAKILRAIHTANAAQGARRGGV from the coding sequence ATGTCAGCCGATAGACCCTCTGCGGGTGCCCTTCAGGATGGTCCGGTGCCCCCGGGCGTGTCCATCGTCATCCCGGCGTATAACGAGGAAAGCGTCATTCGCCAGTGCCTCATCGCGGCCATCTACCAGTCCGTTCCTGCTGACGAAATCATTGTGGTGGACAACCTTTCCACGGACCGCACAGCCAGGATCGTGCGCCAGATGCAGCAGGAATACCCGGAAAGCCCCATCATTCTCCTGCGCCAGGAAGCCTTCCAGGGCCTGATCCCCACCCGCAATCATGGCCTGAACAGCGCCACGGGCGAGGTAGTGGGACGCATCGATGCAGATTCCGTTCTGGAACCGGACTGGGTTGAACAAGTCCAAAAGGCGTTCACAGACCCGTCGATCGCTGCGGCCACGGGTCCTGTGGTCTATTACGACATGCCCATGCGCCGCTTCGGCCTCAAGGCGGACGACAAAATGCGCCAGCTCATGTTGCGCTTGGCCAAGCACCAATACCATTTCCTCTTTGGCTCCAATATGGCCCTTCGCCGCACCGCCTGGGAGACCATCCGCGACGAAGCGTGCCTGGATCCCAAGGACGAAATGCACGAGGACATTGATCTGTCACTGCACCTCTTCGAGCACGACCTCAAAGTGCAGTACGTGCCGCAGATGGTGTCCGGGATGTCTGCCCGCCGGCTGGAGGATTCACCCCGCGATTACCGCTACTACGTGCAGCGCTTCGACCGGACGTACAAGGCCCACAACGTCAAAAAGATGGCCCTGAAAGCACCCATGGTGGTGTTCTTCTCGGTGTACTTCCCGGCCAAGATCCTCCGGGCCATCCACACGGCAAACGCCGCACAGGGCGCCCGCCGCGGTGGTGTCTAG
- a CDS encoding peptidylprolyl isomerase, whose protein sequence is MTIATAKATIHTTLGDIKVDLFGNHAPKTVANFIGLATGEKSWNHPETGEDKTGTPLYDGTIFHRIIKDFMIQGGDPLGRGVGGPGYQFDDEIHPELTFNAPYKLAMANAGIQMGKGTNGSQFFITTVNTDWLFGKHSIFGEVTDEESRKVVDAIEAVRTGMGDRPVEDVVINSIDIEQL, encoded by the coding sequence ATGACCATCGCAACCGCAAAAGCAACGATCCACACGACCCTCGGCGACATCAAGGTTGACCTCTTCGGCAACCACGCGCCCAAGACGGTCGCCAACTTCATTGGCTTGGCCACGGGCGAAAAGTCCTGGAACCACCCTGAAACGGGCGAAGACAAGACCGGGACGCCGCTGTACGACGGCACCATCTTCCACCGCATCATCAAGGACTTCATGATCCAGGGCGGAGATCCCCTGGGCCGCGGCGTTGGCGGACCGGGCTACCAGTTCGACGACGAAATCCACCCTGAACTGACCTTCAACGCTCCCTACAAGCTGGCCATGGCCAACGCCGGTATCCAGATGGGCAAGGGCACCAACGGGTCACAGTTCTTCATCACCACCGTGAACACCGACTGGCTCTTCGGCAAGCACAGCATCTTCGGCGAGGTCACGGACGAGGAATCCCGCAAGGTTGTGGATGCCATTGAGGCCGTCCGCACCGGCATGGGCGACCGCCCCGTTGAGGACGTCGTCATCAACAGCATCGACATCGAACAGCTCTAG
- a CDS encoding rhomboid family intramembrane serine protease — protein MSYGIPSAEPSADIPVCPRHPDRPSYVRCQRCGRPACPECQRAAAVGFQCVDCVNEQKRTTPVYRSPYGGALAVGKPLVTYMIIGLCLLIFVLQWIVPRDAVFQNFAFANIFADSQPWRMLTAAFLHSQGFLLHIVLNMYTLWIFGQALEPLLGRIRFLALYLISAVGGSVGYLALTPMFPPVAVVGASGAIFGLFGAMLVVQRHRGGETKQLWVLIAINGAIGFFVPSIAWQAHLGGLITGGLAAAVIAYAPKGKNQALLQAGGLILVAGLLAVVTWFRVTAG, from the coding sequence ATGAGTTACGGAATCCCGTCGGCAGAGCCGTCCGCTGATATTCCGGTGTGCCCGAGGCACCCGGACAGGCCCTCCTATGTGCGGTGCCAGCGCTGCGGGCGCCCTGCGTGCCCCGAGTGCCAGCGGGCGGCCGCCGTCGGGTTCCAATGCGTTGACTGCGTCAACGAACAAAAACGTACGACGCCGGTCTACCGGTCGCCGTACGGCGGCGCCCTGGCTGTGGGCAAGCCCTTGGTGACGTACATGATCATTGGCTTGTGCCTGTTGATCTTTGTCCTTCAGTGGATCGTGCCCCGGGATGCGGTCTTCCAGAATTTTGCCTTCGCGAATATCTTCGCCGACAGCCAACCGTGGCGCATGCTCACCGCGGCCTTCCTGCATTCGCAGGGTTTCCTGCTTCATATCGTGCTGAACATGTACACGCTGTGGATCTTCGGACAAGCCCTTGAGCCTTTGCTCGGGCGTATCCGGTTCCTCGCTCTGTACCTGATCTCTGCCGTCGGCGGATCGGTAGGCTACCTGGCCCTGACCCCGATGTTTCCGCCCGTTGCCGTTGTGGGTGCTTCCGGGGCCATCTTCGGCCTCTTCGGAGCCATGCTGGTGGTGCAACGCCACCGTGGCGGTGAAACCAAACAACTCTGGGTCCTGATCGCCATCAATGGAGCCATCGGTTTCTTCGTTCCCAGCATCGCGTGGCAAGCGCACCTGGGTGGCTTGATCACGGGTGGCCTGGCTGCTGCCGTTATCGCCTACGCACCAAAGGGCAAGAACCAAGCCCTGCTGCAGGCCGGCGGGCTGATCCTGGTGGCTGGCCTGTTGGCCGTGGTCACGTGGTTCCGCGTCACTGCCGGATAG